A portion of the Chloroflexota bacterium genome contains these proteins:
- a CDS encoding phosphotransacetylase family protein produces the protein MVALYITSMAAAGKTALCAGIGKKLLDRGVKVGFLTPVQIFETSGTDGCEDAIFIKEIFELTESSELLCPIRSSQRELLRSLTDEVADFTQRLKQAYRKISRDKNIVIMEGVGNLGIDKVSTLACYTIAETLEARVIIVLRYSSTLDVSKIAQIGKRLGQRLLGIIINFVPKSKMETARQNLTASFQKAGIKVLGILPEVRSLLGVSIGELVKILEGELLTFPENNDEIVENILVGAMTLDSGIDYFNRKQNKAAVIRGERSDMQLAALETSTKCLILTNNLKPSRPVISQAEEKHVPIIVVKQDTPAAIACIEEALTKASFRSPRKLDTFGNVLDCYFDFKALYSELGLEA, from the coding sequence GTGGTTGCTCTATATATAACGTCCATGGCAGCTGCCGGGAAAACAGCCTTGTGCGCTGGCATTGGTAAAAAGTTGCTTGACCGAGGGGTGAAGGTGGGCTTTCTTACGCCAGTCCAGATCTTTGAAACCAGCGGCACCGATGGTTGTGAAGATGCCATTTTCATCAAGGAAATCTTCGAGTTGACAGAATCTAGTGAGCTGCTTTGCCCTATTCGCTCGTCCCAGCGTGAATTGTTGCGAAGCTTGACCGATGAGGTAGCAGATTTCACGCAGAGGCTTAAGCAGGCATATCGTAAGATATCACGGGATAAAAATATAGTCATAATGGAGGGAGTTGGCAACTTGGGCATAGATAAAGTCTCTACTCTTGCGTGCTACACGATTGCTGAGACCTTAGAGGCTAGGGTGATTATTGTGCTCCGTTATTCCTCAACTTTAGATGTGTCGAAGATTGCGCAGATAGGTAAGAGGTTAGGGCAACGGTTGCTGGGGATTATTATTAACTTTGTGCCGAAGTCCAAAATGGAAACTGCGAGACAGAACTTGACAGCCTCGTTTCAGAAGGCTGGGATAAAGGTGTTGGGCATACTCCCTGAGGTTCGGAGCTTGCTTGGCGTAAGTATTGGAGAGTTGGTCAAAATTCTAGAAGGGGAGCTCTTGACTTTTCCGGAGAATAATGATGAGATAGTAGAAAATATACTGGTGGGGGCCATGACTCTTGACTCTGGGATAGACTATTTCAATCGTAAGCAAAACAAAGCTGCGGTGATTCGCGGCGAACGTTCTGATATGCAGCTGGCTGCTTTAGAAACATCAACCAAATGCCTCATTCTTACTAACAATCTAAAGCCTTCGCGCCCTGTTATCTCTCAGGCTGAGGAAAAGCATGTGCCGATAATTGTGGTGAAGCAGGATACCCCTGCTGCTATAGCCTGCATCGAGGAAGCTTTAACCAAAGCTAGCTTCCGCAGCCCTCGAAAACTAGATACGTTTGGTAATGTTTTAGATTGCTATTTTGATTTTAAAGCTCTTTATTCAGAGCTTGGCCTGGAAGCTTAA